Proteins encoded by one window of Bacillus sp. DTU_2020_1000418_1_SI_GHA_SEK_038:
- the spoIIIAA gene encoding stage III sporulation protein AA, protein METILAFLPKNISEKMLHISPPQLNELEEIRVRINRPLELTIKGKPQFLPYVVNQEDALHLLNKISHFSIYTLEEELRRGYITIEGGHRVGLAGKVILENGKVKAIRDISSFNIRIAREQIGIADKLIMNLLDRGSWLHTMIIGPPQTGKTTLLRDIARIISSGDKNNRFPSYKVGIIDERSEIAGSVNGIPQMTFGPRIDVLDACPKVEGMMMMIRSMSPDVLIVDEIGRKEDAEAIMEAVNAGIKLIMTTHGNSLEEISKRPTMKPIIEMGIFQRFIELTRKNGPGTVAGLKDGNGTGIINEVRVT, encoded by the coding sequence TTGGAAACGATTTTAGCTTTTTTACCGAAAAATATCTCAGAAAAAATGCTGCATATTTCACCTCCACAATTGAATGAACTAGAAGAAATTCGTGTTCGGATTAATCGCCCGCTCGAATTAACGATTAAAGGAAAACCACAATTTTTGCCTTATGTTGTAAATCAAGAGGATGCCTTGCATTTGTTAAACAAGATCAGCCATTTTTCTATTTACACCCTTGAGGAAGAACTGCGCAGGGGGTATATCACGATTGAGGGCGGACACCGTGTTGGCTTAGCGGGAAAAGTCATCCTAGAGAATGGAAAAGTAAAAGCTATAAGAGATATCTCTTCCTTTAATATCCGAATTGCCAGAGAACAAATTGGGATAGCAGATAAATTAATAATGAACTTGCTCGATAGGGGTTCTTGGCTTCATACGATGATCATTGGACCGCCACAAACGGGGAAAACAACACTGCTTCGTGATATTGCAAGAATCATTTCAAGCGGCGACAAGAATAATCGGTTTCCCTCCTATAAGGTAGGAATCATTGATGAGCGATCTGAAATTGCAGGAAGTGTGAATGGTATTCCTCAAATGACATTTGGGCCACGCATAGACGTTCTGGACGCTTGCCCAAAAGTTGAGGGCATGATGATGATGATTCGTTCAATGAGTCCTGATGTGCTCATTGTTGATGAAATCGGAAGAAAAGAAGATGCAGAAGCGATAATGGAGGCTGTGAATGCAGGAATCAAGCTAATCATGACTACTCACGGAAATTCCTTAGAAGAGATAAGCAAGAGGCCAACGATGAAGCCCATTATAGAAATGGGGATTTTCCAGCGATTTATTGAGTTAACTAGAAAAAATGGCCCAGGAACTGTAGCAGGGCTCAAGGATGGGAATGGAACAGGGATTATTAATGAAGTGAGAGTGACTTAA
- the spoIIIAC gene encoding stage III sporulation protein AC, with protein sequence MGLEVDIIFKIAGVGIVVAFLHTILDQVGKKEYAQWVTLFGFIYILFMVASIVDDLFQKIKSVFLFQG encoded by the coding sequence ATGGGCCTTGAGGTTGATATTATTTTTAAAATTGCGGGTGTCGGAATAGTTGTCGCCTTTCTGCACACTATACTCGATCAAGTTGGAAAAAAGGAATATGCCCAGTGGGTGACACTGTTTGGGTTTATCTATATTTTGTTCATGGTTGCATCAATCGTAGATGATCTATTTCAGAAAATCAAATCGGTGTTTTTATTTCAGGGGTAA
- the spoIIIAB gene encoding stage III sporulation protein SpoIIIAB, which produces MMKLIGAVFIIVATTWAGFEASRHLHERPRQLRQLKSALQSLEAEIMYGHTPLHEAARRLSVQSAKPLSWFFEKFAKKLTNSETTVKEAWEQSLKEIWKMTALKQGEFEIMKQFGETLGRHDRKSQQKQIMLTLSHLEREENDAYDKQAKYEKMVKSLGFLTGLLLIILLM; this is translated from the coding sequence ATGATGAAATTAATTGGTGCCGTCTTTATTATCGTTGCCACGACGTGGGCTGGTTTTGAAGCATCTAGGCATTTACATGAACGGCCGCGCCAGCTTAGACAGCTGAAGTCAGCATTGCAGTCATTAGAAGCTGAAATTATGTATGGTCATACTCCACTGCATGAAGCGGCAAGAAGGCTTTCGGTTCAATCGGCAAAACCATTGTCCTGGTTTTTTGAAAAATTCGCAAAAAAACTGACAAATAGTGAAACAACGGTGAAGGAAGCCTGGGAACAAAGCCTCAAGGAAATTTGGAAAATGACTGCTCTGAAACAGGGCGAGTTTGAAATAATGAAACAATTTGGAGAAACATTGGGCCGCCATGACCGAAAGTCACAGCAAAAGCAAATCATGCTGACATTATCACACTTAGAACGAGAAGAAAATGATGCCTACGACAAACAAGCCAAATATGAAAAGATGGTGAAAAGTCTAGGATTTCTAACAGGGTTACTATTAATCATTTTATTAATGTAA